The following proteins are co-located in the Apium graveolens cultivar Ventura chromosome 5, ASM990537v1, whole genome shotgun sequence genome:
- the LOC141659359 gene encoding putative folate-biopterin transporter 9, chloroplastic isoform X2, translating into MGSCLMLCTLVELIEYLIYLLEVLSWGSLALIPVAGKALPILMACVLFGNLGASITEVAKDALVAEYGVKNKIAGLQSYAFMALASGGILGHLLGGYSLLRLPPRSMCLAFAGFLSLQLTMSLATKEESLGLEKPINQTLLSKSVLHTFKEQYSDLVVAISEENISRPLIWIVASIALVPILSGSIFCYQTQCLNLNPSIIGMSRVTSQIILLSVTVLYGRFWRNVPLRKLIGMVQSLYATSLFLDLALVNQFNLKFGISNEIFTLCFSGITEAIAQFKLLPFQMLIASLAPPGCEGSLMSFMASAVCLSSIVSGFLGVGLASILGITSDNYSNLSLGIIVQFIAALVSLQWLYYLPVSQPSSEQGWKKGRSQRTRKVGRMMFNPVDEYRRERRSGYRNKRLLQD; encoded by the exons ATGGGATCTTGTCTGATGCTTTGTACATTGGTGGAGCTCATCGAATACCTTATATATCTATTGGAG GTCTTGTCTTGGGGTTCATTGGCATTGATCCCAGTTGCTGGTAAAGCCCTTCCGATACTCATGGCATGCGTTCTTTTTGGTAACCTTGGAGCATCAATTACGGAGGTTGCCAAGGATGCTCTTGTTGCAGAATATGGCGTTAAGAACAAAATAGCTGGTCTCCAATCTTATGCATTTATGGCCTTAGCCAGCGGAGGTATTCTAGGACACTTACTAGGTGGATATTCATTGTTAAGACTACCACCAAGATCCATGTGTCTAGCCTTTGCAGGTTTTCTCTCTTTGCAACTGACAATGTCTTTGGCCACTAAAGAAGAGTCTCTTGGTTTGGAAAAACCAATAAATCAAACTCTCTTGAGCAAGTCAGTTTTGCATACTTTTAAGGAACAATATTCTGATCTAGTTGTTGCAATTAGCGAGGAGAATATTTCTCGCCCTCTTATTTGGATTGTAGCTTCAATCGCCCTAGTTCCTATCTTGTCAGGTTCCATCTTTTGCTATCAAACACAATGCTTAAACCTTAACCCTTCGATAATTGGAATGTCGCGTGTGACTAGTCAAATTATACTTCTGTCAGTGACCGTTCTTTATGGCCGCTTCTGGAGAAATGTTCCTTTGAGAAAACTGATTGGTATGGTGCAGAGTTTATATGCAACTTCCCTGTTTCTGGACCTAGCACTGGTAAACCAATTCAACCTTAAGTTTGGAATTTCCAACGAAATCTTCACCCTTTGTTTTTCTGGCATCACAGAAGCAATTGCACAATTTAAGCTCTTGCCATTTCAAATGCTCATTGCAAGTTTAGCCCCCCCTGGATGCGAAGGGTCGTTAATGTCATTCATGGCTTCAGCAGTCTGTTTATCGTCAATAGTTAGTGGGTTTCTTGGTGTTGGGCTGGCATCGATTCTGGGGATAACATCAGACAATTACTCTAACTTGTCTTTAGGAATCATTGTACAGTTTATTGCAGCATTAGTGTCATTACAATGGCTATATTATCTTCCTGTTTCACAACCCAGTAGTGAACAGGGATGGAAGAAAGGAAGAAGTCAACGAACACGAAAGGTTGGGAGAATGATGTTTAATCCTGTTGATGAGTACAGAAGAGAAAGAAGATCTGGATACCGGAATAAGAGGCTACTTCAGGATTGA
- the LOC141659359 gene encoding putative folate-biopterin transporter 9, chloroplastic isoform X1 has product MNPLIYNEKIAISPMMISRTQSHSPRSCYFHYKPPHCYNQEKPMFSKLKISNLTSPKVSTYSQTLSSKGTKKEECCDVTSQQMMMLCGFGYWVQGFRCFPWLALNYHMAHNLNLHPSTLQLVQNTSNFPMVAKPLYGILSDALYIGGAHRIPYISIGVLLQVLSWGSLALIPVAGKALPILMACVLFGNLGASITEVAKDALVAEYGVKNKIAGLQSYAFMALASGGILGHLLGGYSLLRLPPRSMCLAFAGFLSLQLTMSLATKEESLGLEKPINQTLLSKSVLHTFKEQYSDLVVAISEENISRPLIWIVASIALVPILSGSIFCYQTQCLNLNPSIIGMSRVTSQIILLSVTVLYGRFWRNVPLRKLIGMVQSLYATSLFLDLALVNQFNLKFGISNEIFTLCFSGITEAIAQFKLLPFQMLIASLAPPGCEGSLMSFMASAVCLSSIVSGFLGVGLASILGITSDNYSNLSLGIIVQFIAALVSLQWLYYLPVSQPSSEQGWKKGRSQRTRKVGRMMFNPVDEYRRERRSGYRNKRLLQD; this is encoded by the exons ATGAATCCTTTGATTTATAATGAAAAAATAGCCATTAGTCCTATGATGATTTCAAGAACTCAAAGCCACTCACCAAGATCGTGTTATTTCCACTATAAGCCTCCTCATTGTTATAATCAAGAAAAGCCCATGTTCTCAAAACTCAAGATTTCCAATCTCACAAGTCCAAAAGTGAGCACTTATAGCCAAACCCTTTCAAGTAAGGGTACTAAAAAAGAAGAGTGTTGTGATGTGACTAGTCAACAAATGATGATGTTGTGTGGATTTGGGTATTGGGTTCAGGGTTTTAGGTGTTTTCCTTGGTTGGCTCTTAACTATCATATGGCTCATAATCTTAATCTTCATCCATCCACATTGCAGCTTGTGCAGAACACTAGTAATTTTCCAATGGTGGCAAAGCCTCTTTATGGGATCTTGTCTGATGCTTTGTACATTGGTGGAGCTCATCGAATACCTTATATATCTATTGGAG TTCTTCTGCAGGTCTTGTCTTGGGGTTCATTGGCATTGATCCCAGTTGCTGGTAAAGCCCTTCCGATACTCATGGCATGCGTTCTTTTTGGTAACCTTGGAGCATCAATTACGGAGGTTGCCAAGGATGCTCTTGTTGCAGAATATGGCGTTAAGAACAAAATAGCTGGTCTCCAATCTTATGCATTTATGGCCTTAGCCAGCGGAGGTATTCTAGGACACTTACTAGGTGGATATTCATTGTTAAGACTACCACCAAGATCCATGTGTCTAGCCTTTGCAGGTTTTCTCTCTTTGCAACTGACAATGTCTTTGGCCACTAAAGAAGAGTCTCTTGGTTTGGAAAAACCAATAAATCAAACTCTCTTGAGCAAGTCAGTTTTGCATACTTTTAAGGAACAATATTCTGATCTAGTTGTTGCAATTAGCGAGGAGAATATTTCTCGCCCTCTTATTTGGATTGTAGCTTCAATCGCCCTAGTTCCTATCTTGTCAGGTTCCATCTTTTGCTATCAAACACAATGCTTAAACCTTAACCCTTCGATAATTGGAATGTCGCGTGTGACTAGTCAAATTATACTTCTGTCAGTGACCGTTCTTTATGGCCGCTTCTGGAGAAATGTTCCTTTGAGAAAACTGATTGGTATGGTGCAGAGTTTATATGCAACTTCCCTGTTTCTGGACCTAGCACTGGTAAACCAATTCAACCTTAAGTTTGGAATTTCCAACGAAATCTTCACCCTTTGTTTTTCTGGCATCACAGAAGCAATTGCACAATTTAAGCTCTTGCCATTTCAAATGCTCATTGCAAGTTTAGCCCCCCCTGGATGCGAAGGGTCGTTAATGTCATTCATGGCTTCAGCAGTCTGTTTATCGTCAATAGTTAGTGGGTTTCTTGGTGTTGGGCTGGCATCGATTCTGGGGATAACATCAGACAATTACTCTAACTTGTCTTTAGGAATCATTGTACAGTTTATTGCAGCATTAGTGTCATTACAATGGCTATATTATCTTCCTGTTTCACAACCCAGTAGTGAACAGGGATGGAAGAAAGGAAGAAGTCAACGAACACGAAAGGTTGGGAGAATGATGTTTAATCCTGTTGATGAGTACAGAAGAGAAAGAAGATCTGGATACCGGAATAAGAGGCTACTTCAGGATTGA